The following proteins are encoded in a genomic region of Phycisphaerae bacterium:
- a CDS encoding DUF499 domain-containing protein, which produces MLGLQLRDEFLGTNTPGTAISLRRNDNLGAAQQPADRILEITYPTGDVQAALRALSVGRPQKPMALLGDRGRGKSHIMAVVHHATMAPDVVQAWARNWGNRLGSQALANLQLQTGYFAISEAVHNHEYPFLWDLIFDRHPQGQRFRGRFEQSGSNVPSRSLVEEMFQAQPVVLILDEFQKWFDGLPEVGRDGSRQRDMASNFVQNLSELSRERPELVMLVISVLNNTTEAFQQVHRDTPVVVNFLGPTAKQDRQLLLLHRLFKNRDNISRAQIDQLVTAYAGERYRLRFSHLPASERNRIAEEVVTLWPFSPELVNLLEDHILMAQAAQETRDLIRILAAAYRERGDAVPLLTAADFFVDADTHGVQALLESIAAHGAQSDLLEIAQRNLDGIKAQGESTVHSREIISALWIRSMTPGREAGGTKEELQLDVTRDTPVDDNAFLDELLKTKDSSVNIHGSDNLQGRIWFGREENAKTKVRSTARNDRLWAASGTPGATTSYSGKDLEHIRKTLRYILEPENRQSVSKVVVLGPNWENDPWSDIDESDRPATWTQPILLVIPTPLDEPAGSIEKTLGTWLATKVQSKRNTVRFLLPAVGSKNLYQDTNLRFVARCAYLTSQAWKDDPHYRGLKDEFERPLRDALRTRFDRFAVLSRWNFRQPEQCRFDVERIDVELVRQKGAIPVAIDEQIKRDLFDATDFQSLVIDSARNGDDVSRLIDGLREPPPSAEKSAIPFLGDRDTCEEVCKVAAKGKVVFNVAGTWVARLPDHADEDEALRYIRPKAFRGTQEMRQVQLALPAAAGSGAVSGPTPPQPTQPVPGGLFPTDTSATATGGAQPTGNDQQPTQPQTTGAGPQPINPPVTPVIPAQVRATDGATTIVNLIGSFEQWGVPADAALDRTKIEFEGLSVQQAKQILQRLPSHIRAKLEVSFRPNGGGDGA; this is translated from the coding sequence ATGCTCGGACTTCAGCTACGAGATGAATTTCTTGGCACGAACACGCCGGGCACGGCAATCTCCCTTCGCCGAAACGACAATTTGGGAGCGGCGCAGCAACCGGCCGACCGCATCCTCGAAATAACCTACCCCACGGGCGATGTTCAAGCGGCCCTTCGCGCCCTCAGCGTCGGGAGGCCGCAAAAGCCGATGGCTCTGCTGGGCGACCGGGGCCGCGGTAAATCGCACATCATGGCGGTCGTGCACCACGCCACGATGGCGCCGGACGTCGTCCAAGCGTGGGCCAGGAACTGGGGCAATCGCCTTGGCAGCCAAGCTCTCGCCAACCTGCAGCTGCAAACCGGGTATTTCGCGATCTCGGAAGCGGTTCACAATCACGAGTACCCGTTCCTTTGGGATCTGATTTTCGACCGCCATCCTCAGGGCCAGCGCTTTCGCGGGCGGTTCGAGCAAAGCGGAAGCAATGTTCCCTCGCGCTCCCTGGTCGAAGAGATGTTTCAAGCCCAGCCAGTGGTGCTGATCCTCGACGAGTTCCAGAAATGGTTCGACGGCTTGCCGGAGGTCGGCCGCGATGGTTCGCGACAGCGCGACATGGCGTCCAATTTCGTTCAGAATCTGTCTGAGCTTTCACGCGAGCGTCCGGAACTCGTGATGCTCGTGATCTCTGTCCTGAACAACACGACGGAGGCATTTCAGCAGGTTCACCGTGACACGCCGGTCGTCGTGAATTTCCTAGGGCCAACGGCGAAGCAGGACCGTCAGCTTTTGCTGCTCCACCGCCTGTTCAAGAACCGGGACAACATCAGCAGGGCTCAGATCGACCAGCTCGTCACCGCGTACGCCGGTGAGCGATACCGCCTGCGATTCTCGCACTTGCCGGCATCGGAACGAAATCGAATCGCCGAAGAAGTAGTCACGCTTTGGCCTTTCTCGCCGGAGCTTGTGAACTTGCTTGAAGATCACATCCTGATGGCCCAAGCGGCCCAGGAAACGCGCGACCTGATTCGCATTCTTGCCGCCGCATACCGCGAACGCGGCGATGCCGTGCCGTTACTCACGGCCGCCGATTTCTTCGTAGATGCCGACACGCACGGCGTCCAGGCACTCTTGGAATCGATTGCGGCGCATGGAGCGCAGAGCGACCTGCTTGAAATCGCGCAGCGAAACCTCGACGGAATCAAGGCGCAGGGTGAATCGACTGTACACAGCCGCGAAATCATTAGCGCCCTCTGGATACGATCGATGACGCCGGGCCGAGAGGCGGGCGGTACGAAGGAGGAGCTTCAGCTCGACGTAACGCGCGACACGCCTGTGGACGACAACGCGTTTCTTGACGAACTGCTAAAGACGAAGGACAGCAGCGTCAACATCCACGGGTCCGACAACCTTCAAGGCCGAATCTGGTTCGGCCGCGAAGAGAACGCGAAAACGAAGGTCCGCTCGACGGCTCGCAATGACCGCCTTTGGGCGGCATCAGGCACGCCCGGCGCAACGACCAGTTATTCCGGCAAGGATTTGGAACACATCCGCAAGACGCTCCGCTACATCCTCGAACCCGAAAACCGCCAATCGGTTTCGAAGGTCGTGGTGCTCGGACCAAACTGGGAGAACGATCCGTGGAGCGATATCGACGAATCGGACCGCCCAGCGACCTGGACTCAGCCAATCCTCCTTGTCATTCCGACGCCACTCGATGAGCCAGCCGGTTCCATCGAAAAGACCCTCGGCACGTGGCTCGCGACGAAGGTACAGTCCAAGCGGAACACCGTGCGATTCCTTCTCCCCGCCGTCGGCAGCAAGAACCTGTACCAGGACACCAATCTGCGATTTGTCGCCCGCTGTGCTTACCTCACGTCACAGGCTTGGAAGGACGATCCGCACTATCGCGGTCTCAAAGATGAGTTCGAGCGCCCGTTACGTGATGCGTTGAGAACGCGTTTTGATCGATTCGCGGTTCTCAGCCGTTGGAACTTTCGCCAGCCCGAGCAATGCCGGTTTGACGTGGAGCGGATCGATGTCGAACTGGTTCGCCAAAAGGGCGCTATTCCCGTCGCGATCGACGAGCAAATCAAACGAGACTTGTTCGACGCGACCGATTTTCAGTCACTCGTCATCGATTCGGCACGCAACGGTGACGACGTGAGCCGACTCATCGACGGTTTGCGTGAGCCGCCGCCATCGGCCGAGAAGAGCGCGATCCCGTTTCTCGGCGACCGCGATACGTGCGAAGAAGTTTGCAAAGTCGCCGCCAAGGGCAAGGTGGTCTTCAATGTCGCCGGCACATGGGTCGCACGGCTTCCCGATCACGCTGACGAAGACGAGGCATTGCGCTACATTCGGCCGAAGGCGTTTCGCGGCACACAGGAGATGCGGCAAGTTCAGCTTGCCTTACCGGCGGCGGCAGGCTCGGGCGCTGTCTCGGGGCCGACGCCACCCCAGCCGACACAGCCCGTGCCGGGCGGCCTTTTTCCAACCGATACATCAGCCACTGCGACCGGCGGCGCGCAGCCAACCGGCAACGACCAGCAACCGACGCAGCCCCAAACAACGGGCGCGGGGCCGCAGCCCATCAACCCACCGGTCACACCAGTTATTCCCGCCCAAGTTCGCGCCACCGACGGCGCAACGACGATTGTGAATCTGATCGGCAGCTTCGAGCAATGGGGCGTTCCGGCCGACGCTGCGCTCGACCGAACAAAGATTGAATTCGAGGGCCTCTCCGTTCAACAGGCCAAGCAGATTCTCCAGCGTCTTCCGTCTCATATTCGGGCCAAGCTCGAAGTGTCATTTCGACCGAACGGCGGGGGCGACGGCGCATGA